Within the Arachis duranensis cultivar V14167 chromosome 10, aradu.V14167.gnm2.J7QH, whole genome shotgun sequence genome, the region TATAATCACACGCAAAACAGATCATGAAGCATGTTATAAGCCAATACCACTTACAGGACAGAATGATGCTCTTTCCAAATGATTACAACCATCCAAAATGCAAACAGAAAACGTCACAACCAAAACAACTTCATATTGATAATGAGTTCACTTCAGACAAATGTTCAAATCAAAAGGTATAAACATAAGTATTATCGCACGCAAAACAGATCATGAAGATTGTTATAAAGCCAATACCACTTACAGGACAGAATGATGCTCTTTCCAAATGATTACAACCATCCAAAATGACTTTCTCAAGCTTTGGGCAAGATAACTCGAGATTAGTTATTGCTCGACAACCACCAAGGGAGAGACTGACCAGAGAGGTGCTGATAAATCGAATTGATGTCAAATTCTGAATTCATCAAAACATCAAAAGTTATAAAGTATTTATATAGATTTCAAAAAAGATTACTCATAACCAcaggataaaatattaaaataatctgACAAACATGTATAACCCATGGCAACCTTAGTCCATAATCCATAATTCATACAAGTAGATCATGCATAAGCAAAGTGAAATCAGAAAATCACAAAGAATAGCTATTCCGAATTCAAATACCTCACAATTATCAAGAGTTAATAATTTCAACATTGGGCATCCTCCTCCATAACTAAAAACATCACATACAGAGTTTGTCAACGATTCGCACTCAGACAGATCTACTTCTTGCAAGGATTGGCATTGTAAAGCCAATGTGGTTAAGCTGTCCTGCTTTGGTATGGCTAATTTCTGCAATGCCAAAAAGTCCATTGTTTAGACTTCTATACTGTAAAGTATTGGAACAAAAAAATGACAGACATACTTGAAGTGAATTTGAAGTGATATTGATTCGGCGGAGTGCAGGGCAGTTGGACATCACCATAGAAGAAAGCATTATAGTCCTCAAGTCCAAATCAGCTAATCTGCCAAGGGAAAAAATGCTTAAAAGAATtcataaaagtaaaagtaaatcCTCATGCATATAAAAGTATGAAAAGGAATCAACAAAACAATGGATGAAaatagatgaaaatgaatttaattttcttgggaAGAAAAAAATGGGGAAGAAACATACTTGCGACAGTGTACCAATCTTATATTTCGCAAAAGTGGAAGATCTAAAGATACTGAAGTCAGTAGACTACAATTATCAAGCTCCAAAACCTGTGATAGCAGAGGTATAATTTACTCATAAACCTACACCTTGAATTCAGACAAATCAGAAATATCAGTGTCCAGGTAAAATTACATACCTCCAACAAACTACTATGAGCTATTGCAGCCATTGAAGTGGAGGTGATGCCTTCACAACTGTGAAGCTTAAGAACTGTCAACATTGGAAGTCTAACAGACTTCAATGAGGAAAAATGTATGTCAAACAAGGGCGGATCAAGTTTATACCGCCAAACACGGCATCACAAAGAAAAGTACTTATATACTAAAACATACCTCAAGAGATACATTTGGGCAGTATGAGGCATCAAGGAAACTAAGGTTAGCACAAGAGAAGGATACTTCACGTAGTGTTTCATCACTAACACATGAGCAATTAGACACATCCAAAGAAACTAATTGGGGGCATGATGTTGCAGCTGAGCGAATTGCAGAATCAGGAAGTTTATGGCAAGAGCCTATGTCAAGTTCATGCAAAAGAGGGCAATTAAGCACAGCCTGTGCAACATTACTGCGTTTCAACGACATGGTTTCAAGCTGTGGACACCTGGAAAAGAACATAAgataacattttaaatttaaaggtAAAGGGACAGCTAAATGCTAGTtaagcatcaaaatatataaaccTGACTGCTATACGCATCACACGGCATTTTGTTATTTGAAGATGGCACATCCTATAGTGAGTAATAGATATCTCCTGAATACCGCTGCCAAGTGTAGCATCATTGATGCTCAGTCTTTTCAACATAGAGCAATCTTCCAAGGCATGGAAGAACCCATCCGGTATATGTCCTTTTCCCAGTGTTAGAACCTCAAGATTCCTGAAGATGACAAAGATTCAGACGTGGTTGCAGATAACTTGAGTGACTACATTAATACTGCCGAAAAAACCTACCTCAGGGAAGACATAGCCTTCATGACAAGCGAGGAAATTGTGGCACCGGATATGCTCACCGCTGTGGCTCTAGGATATCGCCTACACATGTCCTCAACTGTAAATACATAAAGCTTTTCAAATCAGTAAAGGGAGACTATTATAAAAGCAGGATCACAGCAATGCAAGAGACACATAACATAATTTCCAATATAAACACAAATTATCATAAAAACAACAATTTTTATAcaagatatgcattcaagcttacATTCTTCCAGAGAAATGTAACGATCTTTGAAGTTCAAAGTCCTCCAGAAATCTTCATGAGCACTAGCAGTTCTCCACTGCGTACAAACCCTGGCAGCTTTGCATAGATTGAGAGGATCCAAAAATGAGAAAACCTGCACTTAACGGGTAGGCATGAGTGGATAATTTTAAAACCATTAACATCTCAAATTGACTTAAAAATTGGGGGCATACCATATGCAATAAATCCTCAGTGAGATCCATTTTGACCCCTTGATCTTCTACTTTTGCTACGTCAGATTCATCACATTCACCTTCGCCCTCTACCTCACAGCTAGAATCAAATCCATCCTCCCCCACGTCACTACGCTTGGACCAAAACATTCCATCAGCAAgccaataaacaaaaatcataCAACTTGAGCTTATAATTTCCAACAATGTTaactttaaaaacaaaaaacagaaatCTCACTTGAAATGATGGAGAAATTTGGCGCGCTTGCGGTGAGAGGAACCGGAGCTGCTGCTACCTTCTCCAGTGGGGCGCCGGCGAGCGTAGGGTACGGGTTTCACGGCATCATCACTCGACATGAGGCAGTGTTTCTTGGAATTGTCGTTTTGGGACAAAACGACTTCGCGGGTGATAGAGTGATGAGAACGATTAGGGCGACGAAAACTAGgagtagagagagagagagcgggAGAGAGAGAAGTTATTTGAATGGATCTGAAGGGATATTGGGACGTAGCTGGGTACTTTGATTTTGGAGTTGGTTATAGTTATGGTTATGTTGTTGTGTGTCGCTTTTCTGCAGAAAGCAAGTGTGGAGATGCGCACGAGCAGACGACGGCGTTTTCGCCATTTTCTTGCATTCTTTTCGCCACGCtcgatattttttatttttttatttttttaaatttgttattattatttgtactGCAGTATTTATGTATAGTGTTGTTGGGTGGTTCGGCGTGTAAGTGGTTGTTGTCTCTTTATATGTCTACAAAAGTGCTCTCAACAGCAACCAAGTGGATCATGTCTTGTCCTTCTTCACACCaccatttttccttttctttttttttcaatttcaatcttttcttttctgtaaaaataattttatgcaaatttttaaataataataataattctaataaaatgaaaattttaagagCTCTATAGTTTGGACAAATTTTTTGGTATTGCTCCCAAAGATTGTTGTTGTTTCATTTTTTGCTCCTTTCCCTTTGAGCGCCGTTACCAAAATATCAatctaaagataaaaataaattattttatgttttgtgtaAAAAGGTATGAATTTATTTACTTGAAACTTGGATCAATAGCCACAATCTCAGCAACACAATCTGGAAAGGTGGTTTTTAAGACACACTACGAAAGACTAGATACATCAAAGTGGGCTAAGGCATCCACTATTTGGGTACCTCATGAACCTTAAAAACAATCAAATCTCAGATCTAACAAACAAATCTCTGGAATAAGATGTCTATTGTCTATTGTGTGActagaaaacaaacaagaaaaaagattCAACCCATTATTTTAATGAAATATCTTTGgtggaaaaaaataatttagtctTTAAAGCACCATACAAAAAGATTTCTGATATATGATGTGAATTGTTGCAGTACATAAGATGTTTGTAATTTTAGATTTGATCTAATATTAAATGTAATTGCAAACCAGTACATGAGATGGTCCAATTGAATCAATACTTTGatgatctattttttttttggagaaaGTATTGTTGGgtggtttttttttgttgtccACGGTATTTTCTAACATGACAGGTTAAGAACTAATCCGTCGCGGATCCGAGCTCCAGTTAAGGGTTTGCCGCTAGttaatgggttgctgcatgcataAGGCAAGATTCGAACCCCAACACTTACTTAAACGGACGAGTAAACTGATCACTCGACCAAGCCAAATTAATTATTGGgtggttattttattttttggacttGGCTACATGACCCACGCCCACAACCCAtctaaaaactattttaatacAAACTCATATCTCCGAAAAACTAACCTCAATTTCTACCTACAGCCTACCTAAACACTACTACAAATTTTAATGACATTATCCAAATTTTTCTGTATAACTTCATCTTCTACCttctcatatatattatttatggaaaaatttgaaagagaCAAATAAGATTTAATAATTAACCCCAAGTAATTtcaagaattatattattttaaagctTGTTGTATGTAAAATATTACTAGacatttttacaaattattgtaatttgaatttaaaccaAAGTTAATAATTCATTAAGTAAAAACATGATGTTACAGAATATTATTAATGGAAAAGATTATTTAACTAAACAAGCATTAATTAGTATAATCAAAGAAGGTTGAAAACCAACTTGAattggtcgagtggtcagctcactcgtccgcttaagcaagtgtcggaaGTTCGAACCTCGACTTGTGTATGCAGCAACTCATTGGCTAGCGgcagacccttaaatggagctcagatccGCGACGGATAGGGGTGGCAAAGCGGGTTGGCCCGTCCCGTCCCGCCAAAGCCCGCCCAAATATGGGGTGGGTCGGCCCGTCCCGCCAAACTAATATGGGCTCAACTTGCTACCCCGCTCCGCCAAAGGGCGGGTTGGCGGGCTGGCCcgccctttttttttttaccaaatttttttatcataaaattcaataaaattcaatttaacatACTAATTAGTAAGTACtaacaattattttactttataataaaattattccatcaaatttattttttaatatatagaataatatcttaaattaattattaatccataaaaaattataattaaccaTAATAACTTTTTTGATtgaaattaacaataacaaataataagtCTCAAAGTCTCAAACATAAGTGCACaataataacagaaattaacaataataaaaataatataacaaataataagTCTCAAAGTCTCAAACATAAGtgcataataataacaatacaaaCACATAATCCACACATAAATTCTAccataattaaaacaaaacacaacataattcataaatcaacaagacacccaaaaaaaatatctcCACACATCAGATGTTACAgcctttgtctttttctttttaatatcttCTTCCATTTCAAATCTTTCCATATTTTCAGGATTTTGTGTTACATTCCCACCATCAACTTCCATAGAGACAGAATCATCCATTGCAGAATCAACAACTCAACCTAAATAACACAAATAGATAACAATATCTAAATcagcaataaatcaataacGTTGCATCAAAAGTCAGAACACATACGCCAAGCATCACAGAAAGCAACGAAGTAAGAGTTCAAACTAAAGTTACATAGTTAAAATGATACTAATACAGTAATACTCTAATAGAAGCCACATAAAGATAGGCAAGAAACAAGATGAATATAGCATGTATTATTCACACTAGTACACTAGTTAAAAGGACAAAGATAAAGATGGTGAAAATATGTAATACCAGCATGCCAGAGATATAATTTCTGGTGTAATTAAtgtaattcttttcttttttttttgaactatTTCAGTAGATCATAAGCTTTGCATAAATGAATGAACATAGGCCTTCAAATTATTATGCTTACATTTTCAATTCATAGGTGAATTTCAAGGGAGGCAAAACAATGAAATGGTAGCAgaattatgttatatatatacagccatttaaatacaaataatgcTTCCATATATGGATGGAAGCAGTGTATGTCCTGCTCCTGCATAACAAGTACTACAATACTGATATCTGAAAGGGTTACTTGCCTACtctcaaaattcataaataaatttcataaacaaatttcaaaaacaaacacCAGTAGTAAAACAAATTTCATAAACAAATCCACAGTAATTTTCAACAACCACAACCACAATCACAGATTCACAGTtccttactaaaaaaaataaaataaaaataaaaatatttacttactGGCTCACAGCCGTCGAGAGGCAGGGGAGGAGAGAGTAGCGCCGCCGGGATCCACTGAGACAGCGTAGAGGCAACACGAGACAGCGTTGCCGGGACTTCAGTTTTGTGAGGACAGGCGAGAAGAAACAGCGACCAGCGACGTGACTGACCGACGATGAGAGGCAACTCAGAGAGAAGTGGAACTGGAGCGCGCCGCCACGAACCATGACGGTGTGATGCTGCCTGCGCAGGGAGCTCAGGGAACACCTGAACACAGCGAGGCCGAGGAGTGAAGACAGACGAGGGAGCTGAGCTGTCAAAGGATGAAGCCGGGGGTCAGGGTCCGTCGGTCTGAGGGTCTCACCGACTCAGGGAGTCAGGGTCAGGGAAGGGAGTAAAGGACGAAGGGTTAGGGACAAAGGGTTAGGGCCGGCTGTTTGTGGGAAGTGGGAACTAGGAAGCAGGGGAAGGAAAACCTAATTTTCCTATTTATATATCACTTGTAAATTATGAAATTacccttaaaaaaaataatatgtcaGCCCGCCGGGCCAGCCCGTCCCGCCCCGCCTTGGCCCGCGGTTTTTGGCGATGCGGGTTTGGcgggtttttaaaatttggcgGGTTCAAAATCTCGTCCCGACCTGCCGTTTTTGGCGGTTTTGGCAATTTGACCCAGCAGGTTCGGCCCGTTTCGCCACCCCTAgtgacggattagtccttaacctgTCAGGTTGGGGCATACCGTTTGagtaaaccaaaaaaaaaagaaggttgAAGATGGACGACAGTATGAGTAGGAAAGTTGTAATGCGATTTAGGCAAAAAATGTTAGTAAACAAAGCACCTACATAAGTGAGATAATAGGTACAGTGTAGCAAAATATAAAATGTATTGTTTTAACAGGAATGACTAGTTTGAATAATAGAAGTCTTATAAAGTTAAATACTAACATAATCTACATAATACATGTCTAACTAATAACAAAAGGATAGGTGTTGGTGAGCTTGTAGCTTCCGAGCGGCATCAGATCATGATCGTACTAAAGGCTTAGGTGTTACTTACCTctaaccaattttattttatactatattATTTCATATTGAGCCTTTGCGAATATGAATCGGAATTTTAATCAAGAAAACGAAAAGTCTTTACTTTTAATCACTTAGCCAAAATGATACATATACCTACATAATCACCTAGCATTATATACATAGACATATACCAAGATTTTCAAATACAAGTCTTATCCCtctaaaaatcaaatcaaagacAATAAATGGCAAGGGGAAAATCCAAGGCAAAACCAAATACAGAAGATATGTATACATATGTACATAAAGCTTCGTAGTTCAGTCGCGGCTCTGTACGAAGGATTCCCGAGCCTATCGCTGAAACAGAAGatctgtagggggtgagaacgtCGTCCTCGCATGTTCTCAGTAGGGATAGCGAATGCCGTAAAAATATACAGAATAATATACAAATAGTTAACTCATAACCTGAAAATAGTTTTCTTTATTAAACCCTTGAAATCCTTTTTAAGTCTTACCTAAAGCCGTGTAAAATCCTTTTTTAAATCACATTATTTAAACAAAATCTCCGTCATATTAACATTTCCTCCTCTCTTAACAACATTCCTCAATTATCGCAATATCTAAATAAGCCAGCATCGCAAATAATATACATAAACTCAATCCACAAACATCAGCTCCCACCACATTATTAAGTACACAACACAAGTAAAATGTCCAATCAAGCATACAAGCAAGTCACCAAGACAACAGCACAATCACAAATAAACAAGATAAACAAccacaatcaaatgcaaatacGCAAataatatgatgcatgtctttCCTATGCAGGCCATGAACTCACGCGTCGGTTGTCTACCCGCAACCCGATGTTACTCGGAGCGAACCCCGAATATGATTTCTTACCGTGTCAGTCAAACATAATTATCATCATGAGCGAACCCGTGTCAGTTAGAATATTTTGGCATCATGGTAGAAACGGGCTATTAGTGACAGTTAGGCAACATTCCCGCATTAGCAATCTCAGGCTATCAGTTAGGCGGGCACTTTCGCATTAGCAACCGTAGGCTATCAGTCAGGCGGACAATCCCGCATTAGCAACCTTAGGCTATCAGTTAGGCGAGCATTTCCGCATTAGCACTTTGGCACAAGACCTATTTAACATACACTTTTCAAGTATCTATCTTATTCAttctttctcattcttttcCTCTTAAGTATCTATTTCCTTCATTagttctcattttctttctttttattatgtCTCCACATCACCAATTACATACCCACACCTCCGCATCACTTACATTATTAAACGTACCTCCGCATCACCGCTTAATTACACAGACTTCCACATCACCAAATAATCAATTACACCTCCGCATCACCACCTATTCACTCATCTATCATAACCTTAAATCGATTAGTTTCTAAATAATCAAACTTCATAACGTTTAATAAAAActctttttcttaataaatcgaactcaaattataacttaaaacaaaaatcttttctcaataaattaaacttaaaacaTAGTAATTTTCTTGATAATTCGAAAATCAACTATTATGAACCCTAAATCcagttttcttttaaataatgcTTTAAGCAAAGTCTCGAAATTTTGCAAAAACTTCTGCAGCATTTCCTCTAAAAttcggactttgccacccttcaagggtccTAACCTAACCACCTTTCAAACCCTTTTTAAAACATTCCCAAGTAacaaatcattttcaataatCACACCGTTCGAAATattaaataagttttcaatAATCAAATTGTTTTCTTTAAAGTTATGCCTCTttctatttcaataaaattcagctccctttcaaatcttttgccattaaaaccaaagaaaaaaattcgcaCGTTCATTCAAACTTTACAAAACCTTCCGACCATGTTCTTTTCACATTAATCATTAACCAAAATCATCTTTTCGTTTATTTTTACAAGAATTTAGACAGAATCTCCCCTTAAGATTCGACTTCACCACCCTTACGGGTTCCCTCACTTCTATAACTTCTCGACAGTTTACCAGCCTTTTATCAGCACTTTTCAAACATAAGGTTCTCAATAATCGACATATAATTTCAATCCTTGTAAAATCATTTATAAACTCTCAAAATTGCTACTTCTAATTAAGAAATCAATTTCTATTCACTCTCATAACCAAAAATTCAGTTATAAACACAGCCAATTATTTATAGcaaaaaattcaaactcaataaCATTATAATTACTAATATGTTTACAATTATTTACTATACTTTTGGGTATCCTTAAATTGAAAAccgttaattttaaaataaaatctccTACCTCCGTgtgaaattaaaatcaacaaaagtTCTGGAGAAGCTTTCTAACCGAGCTGCTGAAGAGGAAAGCATTAGAAATTATTTGTGCCTCCTAGAATTTTAATTGGCCAAACTCAAGAGGAAAAAGAGTTATGTCACTGTGAGCTTCTACCGAACAAAAATAACACCAACgtataaaaaaagaagatacaaatatttttatcggattatatttttattggagttacaaATCGTAAAAAATCGAAATCGAAAAGTTGGAGATTTTCGCGGCTTCTCTCCCTCACTTGGtcatttctctttctcttatttccttttttttattcgGTGATAAAGTAAGAAGGAAATAAAGCATAAGGTGAtattaatgatgatgatgatgttcaatgaaaacaaagaacatGTGTCATGTTAAGCATATATATCTATACATATATAAGCCAcgtttggcttttttttttctttttctatcttgttaaataataataataataataNNNNNNNNNNNNNNNNNNNNNNNNNNNNNNNNNNNNNNNNNNNNNNNNNNNNNNNNNNNNNNNNNNNNNNNNNNNNNNNNNNNNNNNNNNNNNNNNNNNNNNNNNNNNNNNNNNNNNNNNNNNNNNNNNNNNNNNNNNNNNNNNNNNNNNNNNNNNNNNNNNNNNNNNNNNNNNNNNNNNNNNNNNNNNNNNNNNNNNNNNNNNNNNNNNNNNNNNNNNNNNNNNNNNNNNNNNNNNNNNNNNNNNNNNNNNNNNNNNNNNNNNNNNNNNNNNNNNNNNNNNNNNNNNNNNNNNNNNNNNNNNNNNNNNNNNNNNNNNNNNNNNNNNNNNNNNNNNNNNNNNNNNNNNNNNNNNNNNNNNNNNNNNNNNNNNNNNNNNNNNNNNNNNNNNNNNNNNNNNNNNNNNNNNNNNNNNNNNNNNNNNNNNNNNNNNNNNNNNNNNNNNGCGGCGGCGTTGGTGGTGATGGAGTGGCAgtatgatgatggtgatgatgatgttgatgatgatgttgataaTGGTGGTGGAGTGGCAGTTGGTGGAGGATaacgatgatgatgttgattttctgagttttggTTGGTGTGATGCAGATGGTGATGGAGTGGGTTGTGGTTGtggttggtgttggtgttggtgttggtgttggtggtggttGTGGTACTGGTGCTGGTGGTGATCGTGGTGGTGGTGCTGGTGGTTGGTAGTGGTGAAGGTATTTTggtccaaaaaaattaaaaggacgattttaaattcaaatacgactttaaggatgattttaaatcaaaatatacacCAGGGACGGGTTCGATTCCGACCCTCAACGTGAGGGACCAAATTAATAAtcgtatttaattatttttgttataaaaataattttcttaaaaattaactctcaatataatataataactcataaataactaattatttaattttaaaaatctaggGTCTTACATCAAAGACCCCAACACCTCCGGGTTGAAATTGCACATGCTAGCAAAGTTTATCCAGTCTTCAAAAATTATCTCGAAGCTACCGTTTTTTTTGCCACTATATCTGGTGTAAGTTGTTTCAATCTCAATGTGACCGTGTGTAAAGAGGAATGGGTGTCTCGAACCAGTAAAATGGCTCAGATGAGAAACATTCATCTGATTGTAGCATAggaaaaattcattaaaagatAGATAGTATTGATAAAGTCACATACAAGATTATAAATTAGTACAGGTAAA harbors:
- the LOC107470662 gene encoding F-box/LRR-repeat protein 15, with the translated sequence MSSDDAVKPVPYARRRPTGEGSSSSGSSHRKRAKFLHHFNDVGEDGFDSSCEVEGEGECDESDVAKVEDQGVKMDLTEDLLHMVFSFLDPLNLCKAARVCTQWRTASAHEDFWRTLNFKDRYISLEEFEDMCRRYPRATAVSISGATISSLVMKAMSSLRNLEVLTLGKGHIPDGFFHALEDCSMLKRLSINDATLGSGIQEISITHYRMCHLQITKCRVMRIAVRCPQLETMSLKRSNVAQAVLNCPLLHELDIGSCHKLPDSAIRSAATSCPQLVSLDVSNCSCVSDETLREVSFSCANLSFLDASYCPNVSLESVRLPMLTVLKLHSCEGITSTSMAAIAHSSLLEVLELDNCSLLTSVSLDLPLLRNIRLVHCRKLADLDLRTIMLSSMVMSNCPALRRINITSNSLQKLAIPKQDSLTTLALQCQSLQEVDLSECESLTNSVCDVFSYGGGCPMLKLLTLDNCENLTSIRFISTSLVSLSLGGCRAITNLELSCPKLEKVILDGCNHLERASFCPVGLLSLNLGICPKLNILSIEAPFMVSLELKGCGVLSEAFINCPLLTSLDASFCSQLTDECLSATTASCPLIESLILMSCLLIGSKVLHSLCSLPNLTVLDLSYTFLVDLQPVFEFCSQLEVLKLQACKSLSDTSLEPLYKGGALPALQELDLSHGTLCQSAIDELLVCCTNLRRVSLNGCENVHDLKWGCSHGQVDVSPALKIPYGVSSQENVLESSQESTCLLQNLNCVGCTNIIKVEIPSRAHCLNLLFLNLSLSRNLKEVNITCLNLCFLNLSNCSSLEILRLDCPRLTSLFLQSCSIDGEAVEAAISKCNMLETLDVRFCQKISSTSVARFRTSCSSLKRIFSNLSN